The proteins below are encoded in one region of Cololabis saira isolate AMF1-May2022 chromosome 21, fColSai1.1, whole genome shotgun sequence:
- the LOC133422559 gene encoding dehydrogenase/reductase SDR family member 7C-B-like: MTIVDAASKHAVQAFFDCLRAEVEEYGISVSTINHTFISPSGPGARPSRSLLSLFYSQKPRGVSPDEAAAEVVKTLNHKRKEVLIAPSLPKMAVYARSFFPNVFFAVMAAGVKSSAGND, encoded by the exons ATGACCATTGTAG ACGCCGCCTCCAAACACGCCGTGCAGGCGTTCTTCGACTGCCTGAGAGCCGAGGTGGAGGAGTACGGCATCTCCGTCAGCACCATCAACCACACCTTCATCAGCCCCTCGGGCCCCGGAGCCCGGCCCTCCAGGTCCCTGCTGTCAC TGTTTTACTCCCAGAAGCCGCGCGGCGTTTCCCCGGACGAGGCGGCGGCCGAGGTCGTGAAGACTCTGAACCACAAGAGGAAGGAGGTGCTGATCGCGCCGTCCCTCCCCAAGATGGCCGTCTACGCCAGGTCCTTCTTCCCCAACGTCTTCTTCGCCGTGATGGCGGCAGGAGTCAAGAGCTCTGCGGGGAACGACTAA
- the LOC133422266 gene encoding dehydrogenase/reductase SDR family member 7C-B-like isoform X1, which produces MFVEGEMDPRVTEPESFREVLQEMDPAGTSTGTSTWTSTWTTTVVLVPCVVVLTAGLFHLYGAVLGLLSKTCVRNKVLVITDALSGLGRECASVFHKGGARLILCGKNWEELEELEEELAKNSDPTLTFPPKLVLLDFGDVSSLDEAVAEVLDCYGCLDVLVFNSSLKVRAPAQTLSLETDRRLMDNNYFGPITLAKGVLPSMISRRSGHLILVNSIQGRIAVPFRATYAASKHAVQAFFDCLRAEVEEYGISVSTINHTFISPSGPGARPSRSLLSLFYSQKPRGVSPDEAAAEVVKTLNHKRKEVLIAPSLPKMAVYARSFFPNVFFAVMAAGVKSSAGND; this is translated from the exons ATGTTTGTAGAGGGTGAGATGGACCCCAGAGTAACGGAGCCGGAGAGCTTCCGG GAGGTCTTGCAGGAGATGGACCCGGCCGGGACCAGCACCGGGACCAGCACCTGGACCAGCACCTGGACCACCAccgtggtcctggtaccctgcGTGGTCGTCCTGACCGCCGGCCTCTTCCACCTGTACGGCGCCGTCCTGGGCCTGCTGTCCAAGACCTGCGTGAGGAACAAGGTCCTGGTGATCACCGACGCCCTGTCCGGGCTGGGCCGAG AATGCGCCAGCGTGTTTCACAAAGGCGGAGCGCGCCTGATCCTCTGCGGGAAGAActgggaggagctggaggagctggaggaggagctggcCAAGAACTCCGACCCCACGCTG ACCTTCCCTCCcaagctggtgctgctggactTCGGGGACGTGTCCAGCCTGGACGAGGCCGTGGCCGAGGTCCTGGACTGCTACGGCTGCCTGGACGTCCTGGTCTTCAACAGCAGCCTGAAGGTCCGAGCCCCGGCCCAGACGCTGTCCCTGGAGACGGACCGGCGGCTCATGGACAACAACTACTTCGGCCCCATCACGCTGGCTAAAG GCGTCCTCCCCTCCATGATCTCCAGGAGGAGCGGCCACCTGATCCTGGTCAACAGCATCCAGGGCAGGATCGCCGTGCCGTTTCGAGCCACAT ACGCCGCCTCCAAACACGCCGTGCAGGCGTTCTTCGACTGCCTGAGGGCCGAGGTGGAGGAGTACGGCATCTCCGTCAGCACCATCAACCACACCTTCATCAGCCCCTCGGGCCCCGGGGCCCGGCCCTCCAGGTCCCTGCTGTCAC TGTTTTACTCCCAGAAGCCGCGCGGCGTTTCCCCGGACGAGGCGGCGGCCGAGGTCGTGAAGACTCTGAACCACAAGAGGAAGGAGGTGCTGATCGCGCCGTCCCTCCCCAAGATGGCCGTCTACGCCAGGTCCTTCTTCCCCAACGTCTTCTTCGCCGTGATGGCGGCAGGAGTCAAGAGCTCTGCGGGGAACGACTAA
- the LOC133422266 gene encoding dehydrogenase/reductase SDR family member 7C-B-like isoform X2 — MDPAGTSTGTSTWTSTWTTTVVLVPCVVVLTAGLFHLYGAVLGLLSKTCVRNKVLVITDALSGLGRECASVFHKGGARLILCGKNWEELEELEEELAKNSDPTLTFPPKLVLLDFGDVSSLDEAVAEVLDCYGCLDVLVFNSSLKVRAPAQTLSLETDRRLMDNNYFGPITLAKGVLPSMISRRSGHLILVNSIQGRIAVPFRATYAASKHAVQAFFDCLRAEVEEYGISVSTINHTFISPSGPGARPSRSLLSLFYSQKPRGVSPDEAAAEVVKTLNHKRKEVLIAPSLPKMAVYARSFFPNVFFAVMAAGVKSSAGND; from the exons ATGGACCCGGCCGGGACCAGCACCGGGACCAGCACCTGGACCAGCACCTGGACCACCAccgtggtcctggtaccctgcGTGGTCGTCCTGACCGCCGGCCTCTTCCACCTGTACGGCGCCGTCCTGGGCCTGCTGTCCAAGACCTGCGTGAGGAACAAGGTCCTGGTGATCACCGACGCCCTGTCCGGGCTGGGCCGAG AATGCGCCAGCGTGTTTCACAAAGGCGGAGCGCGCCTGATCCTCTGCGGGAAGAActgggaggagctggaggagctggaggaggagctggcCAAGAACTCCGACCCCACGCTG ACCTTCCCTCCcaagctggtgctgctggactTCGGGGACGTGTCCAGCCTGGACGAGGCCGTGGCCGAGGTCCTGGACTGCTACGGCTGCCTGGACGTCCTGGTCTTCAACAGCAGCCTGAAGGTCCGAGCCCCGGCCCAGACGCTGTCCCTGGAGACGGACCGGCGGCTCATGGACAACAACTACTTCGGCCCCATCACGCTGGCTAAAG GCGTCCTCCCCTCCATGATCTCCAGGAGGAGCGGCCACCTGATCCTGGTCAACAGCATCCAGGGCAGGATCGCCGTGCCGTTTCGAGCCACAT ACGCCGCCTCCAAACACGCCGTGCAGGCGTTCTTCGACTGCCTGAGGGCCGAGGTGGAGGAGTACGGCATCTCCGTCAGCACCATCAACCACACCTTCATCAGCCCCTCGGGCCCCGGGGCCCGGCCCTCCAGGTCCCTGCTGTCAC TGTTTTACTCCCAGAAGCCGCGCGGCGTTTCCCCGGACGAGGCGGCGGCCGAGGTCGTGAAGACTCTGAACCACAAGAGGAAGGAGGTGCTGATCGCGCCGTCCCTCCCCAAGATGGCCGTCTACGCCAGGTCCTTCTTCCCCAACGTCTTCTTCGCCGTGATGGCGGCAGGAGTCAAGAGCTCTGCGGGGAACGACTAA